Sequence from the Deltaproteobacteria bacterium CG11_big_fil_rev_8_21_14_0_20_49_13 genome:
GTCGACATCAAAACTAATATATACATTCTTGGAAAGGAGCGCCACCGCCTCCTCCATCCAATAATCTGAACCATGAATGAGGTGCGAATAGAAAGGCCTATTAAGCCCCTCTTTCTTTATCACCTCCGCCTCTTCCAACGAATGATTCCTTATGCCTATCTGAACAAGAGGGACCTTTTCTTCAACCACACGCCTCATAACGCAGGCATGGGAAAGTTTCGAACCATTATATTCATCGCGCAGATCGGCATGTGCATCGAAATGAACTACCGAAATATCATTATAGAACTTCTTAAAAGCCCGGACCGGAGGAGCGCTTATGGTATGCTCTCCTCCCAGAACTATCGGGAACTTCTTGTCCTCAAGTATCTTTTCCGTGACCTTCTGAAGTTCATCAAGATCAGTCACTTCCTTGACCGTAGCTATCCCCTTCTGATAGACCTCTTTCTGAAGCTCTTCATCGAAAAGCTCGACCTGTTCCGAAGCGGCGCAAATAGCCCCGGGCCCTTTGCATGTCCCCCGGCCGTAAGATGTGGTCTTTTCGTAAGGGACCGGAACTATCACAAAATGGGCGTTATCATACTTCAGGAACTTTTCGGGAATGTCGCCTTTGTAGATCATGGCACGAATATCGCGCCGCATACAACAGTCGTCCAGAGGCCCTCTTTATCGCCTACCGACGACTGGGTGACGTTCAATGTTCTGACTATCTCGCCGGAGATTGTCCATGTATCCTGACGCTGGTTCCAAGACTTTGCTGCTTCGAACTTAACGCCCAAAACAGTTGCGAGCATTTCTGCTGCAAGATCTTCGGCGTAATCGCCCGCCTGTTTTTCGGTCTGGCCGAAACCGTGGTGCTCAGAAAGATAACCGTAGTGTGTTCTGTCCTTTGGAATTGAGAGACCTACCGAGGCCGCACAGAGTCTGTGGGGTTCGTCGGTGGCGTTATCGGAAAGAACACAAAAGACCACCTGTCCGGGCTTCAGCTGAAGGTTCCCCTCGCGCCTTGAAATGATGCGGCACCCGGGAGGAAAGATACTTGAGACCCTTACTAGATTATACTGCGCGATACCTGCATCGCGAAGCGCCATCTCGAAGCTCTGCAGCTTCTCTCTGTGCTTGCCTACGCCCTTGGTCAAGAAAACTTGGGTTGGTATATTTGACATGGTGAGCGCCACTAACATAAAAGGTTTGCACACTCAAGAAAAAAACGGCCCTTTTTTTACAAGAACAATGATAAATACAGACCGCCGACTGTGATCTCGGTGAACCTCACATAATGTCCATTCCGCGACATTTGAGATAAGCAGGCGACCGGCTGTCCATTCAGCCGCGCTTGAGGACTTTGCCTTTTCAGTCGTAAAACCTGTGTGGCTTTTAAACCATAAAATTTGGCGTCTTCACTGCGGCAAGCTCGCTCAGGCGCCAAATTTTGAAGCCTTGAACAGGTTTTACTTCCTCATACGACAAACCCCTCATCGCTCGCGTACCGCTCGCGAACGCAAAGCGGCTTCATGGACAGCCGGTCGCCTGCTTATCTCAAATGACAACTTCATTAAAAGGGATGCGCGTGTTTTGAAGGGGCGGGTGAGGTGTGAGAGCGACGTCGCGGAAGGCGCGGCATCGGCAGCCATTTTATAAATGCCGCGCCTGAGCGCCGAGGTGCCGGTTTCGCGGCGTTTGAGCGAAACCGGACACCGGTCGCTCGAATACCTCACCCGCCCCTTCAAAACCGGTCGTATATTGGACATTATGTAAAGTTGGACAATATATCGGGTTACGTCTTGGCTGAATTCAATTTCTGCAGGATCAGGTTGTGACTACTACAAATAATGCAAACAAAAACCCCCTGCATTTTCTGCAGGGGGTTTTCTCGGTTCAACCGAGTTTCAAACTTTTCCGCTCTTAGCGGCAGCAGCGTTTTTTCTTCTTCGCTACTTTCTTTTTCTTCGCTACTTTCTTTTTCTTCGCTACTTTCTTTTTCTTCTTTGGCATATGTCCCCCTCCTCTTTGTTGTTTACATTGTGAATTATAAGGAAAAAAGATCGTACTGTCAAACTTTTTTTTACCAAAAGCCTATTTTTTTTCAGTGGATAACCGCCTCGGCGATCATCTCATCTGCAGTATTTTTTCTTTTAAAGAAAGCGATAGCAACTCCGAGAAGAATAATGCTTCCGCCAAACCATATCCTGGAGCCAATTTGCTCGCCAATGGTAAAATGTGGGATGAACGCTCCAAGCACCGGTTGAATGAAAACAGTGATAGCTATGACATTGACCGAAAGCTTGCTTAAAAAATATAACCACATCGTCCAGCCAACACATGTGCAAAGTATCGAAAGATACAATATGCTGAAGATAGCCTTCCATGAAAAAGCGGTCGACTTGACCGGCGAAAGAACGGCGAAAGGAGACAGAACGAGCGTCGCAAAAAATAATGCCACGGTGAGAACAAGACGCGCTGGATATTTTTCAACGACCGGTTTTGCCACCGGCGAGAAGAATCCGTCAGCAAGAACACCGACGAGCATTAGAATATTTCCCAAAAAGATCGTGTTGGAGAAAAAGTTCTCAAAGGATATGTGGGAGAGGATAAAAAAACCTGTCAGTGCAAGGAACAGTGAAAGGGACCTCCATCCGTCCATTCTCTCCTTGAGTAAGATCCTTGCAACAAGGATGGACGTAACCGGCTCTATAGCGTAAAGAATGGCGGCGTCCGTTGCAAACGATCTGTCGATGCCTACAAAACCAAGGCCGTGAGATGCGGCGATTATTACGCCCAATAGGGCGCCGCGAAATACGACATACCTATCGAGGAGCTTGATATATTTTAATGATATGGCGAACATCACGATCAGGGCTACGCTCATCCTTAAGAAAAGAAAGTGCATAGGCGACATATACTCCAACCCCCACTTCATCACGGTGTAACTGGAGGCCCAGATGACGTTCATTATTATTAAGAGATACATGGATACGGCTGACAAGCTGGCAAGTTAACAGGTTCCCAGGTCAAGAACCTGCAAACCTGTTAACCTGTTAACCCGTTAACAATTCTTAAAGCGGCGCAGGCGGCGCCGAACCCGTTATCGATGTTAACTACCGTTATTCCTTCTGAGCAGGAGTTGAGCATCGCAAAGAGAGGGGTAACGCCGCCGAAGTTGGAACCGTAACCGACGCTTGTCGGCACGGCGATTATTGGCTTTGAGACCAGACCGCCAAGAACGCTTGGAAGGGCCCCTTCCATACCGGCAACAGCTATGAGGACGTCGTTATCGTCGAGTTCTTTCACATGGGCAAGCAACCTGTGGAGGCCGGCAACTCCTACATCATAATATGTCCTGACCTCTGCGCCAAAAAAATTAGCGGTCCTCTTTGCCTCTTCGGCGACCTTCAGGTCGGCGGTCCCTGCGGCGAGTATGGCCAGTCTTCCCTTTATAGATTCTATCTTATGGGCAAGGACCATAAACGTACCGCTTAGGGGGTCGAACTCGGCATTCTTTATCTCTTTAATGATATGTTCGCCCACCTCGGGGTCTGTCCTTGTACCCAGAACGTTCATCCCATTCTCCAGCATCTTCCGGGTAATGGAGATGATATGCTCAGTTGTCTTTCCGCGGCAGTAGATGACCTCAGAAAAGCCGTTCCTTAGATGACGATGCGAATCTACCTTCGCAAAGTCCATCTCTTCGAAAGGAAGGTGGCACAGGTCTTTAAGCACATCGGCAGGGCTCTTTTTGCCTGCGGCTATATCCTCCAACAATTTCAATATATTTTCTTTATTCATGTTTTATTCCGTTTGCCGTCTGGCATGTGACACTCCAATTCTCGACTCGGCACATTCCGGCATAGAAGTCTCTTTTTAAGGAGTCCTCAATCGGAATGAGCCGCAAAAAATGCGTCCAACTCAATTGTCGTATCAGCGATACGACAATCTTCTCATCTGGAAATGCTTCATAGAACTGGATCATGCGACGCAGATTTTTTTCTGAAAAATTACTGCCATATTCACTTGATAGGCCGGTAGCCAGATTTACGACGATACGCATGCCATATTGCGCCCTTTTCCCTTCCAAATTTTCTTGAAAGATGCGCCTGCCAATCTGCCAATAGAGCATGGTAAGCCCCGAATTGACAGC
This genomic interval carries:
- the speB gene encoding agmatinase, whose translation is MRRDIRAMIYKGDIPEKFLKYDNAHFVIVPVPYEKTTSYGRGTCKGPGAICAASEQVELFDEELQKEVYQKGIATVKEVTDLDELQKVTEKILEDKKFPIVLGGEHTISAPPVRAFKKFYNDISVVHFDAHADLRDEYNGSKLSHACVMRRVVEEKVPLVQIGIRNHSLEEAEVIKKEGLNRPFYSHLIHGSDYWMEEAVALLSKNVYISFDVDAFDASIMPSTGTPEPGGMNWFQVVKFFRLLCKSRNVVGADFVELAPVKGNSGPDFTVAKLIYKL
- a CDS encoding arginine decarboxylase, pyruvoyl-dependent; translation: MSNIPTQVFLTKGVGKHREKLQSFEMALRDAGIAQYNLVRVSSIFPPGCRIISRREGNLQLKPGQVVFCVLSDNATDEPHRLCAASVGLSIPKDRTHYGYLSEHHGFGQTEKQAGDYAEDLAAEMLATVLGVKFEAAKSWNQRQDTWTISGEIVRTLNVTQSSVGDKEGLWTTVVCGAIFVP
- a CDS encoding 1-(5-phosphoribosyl)-5-amino-4-imidazole-carboxylate carboxylase: MNKENILKLLEDIAAGKKSPADVLKDLCHLPFEEMDFAKVDSHRHLRNGFSEVIYCRGKTTEHIISITRKMLENGMNVLGTRTDPEVGEHIIKEIKNAEFDPLSGTFMVLAHKIESIKGRLAILAAGTADLKVAEEAKRTANFFGAEVRTYYDVGVAGLHRLLAHVKELDDNDVLIAVAGMEGALPSVLGGLVSKPIIAVPTSVGYGSNFGGVTPLFAMLNSCSEGITVVNIDNGFGAACAALRIVNGLTG